Genomic DNA from Deltaproteobacteria bacterium CG11_big_fil_rev_8_21_14_0_20_49_13:
TTTTGATTAAAATAAACGAACAAACAGATTTTAATTGGATGCATTTGGGCTTACGCCCACCAGATGTGAAGATCGGTAATGATGGATAGAGAAATGCTAGCGGGTTTGGCGAACCTCAAGCCTTTTGTAGAATTTTTGAAATGTACCGTTTCCATACTGTATTTCTCTCGATCCTCGCGTCACTGTGGCAATCGAGGCTCCCAGCTCTTTTTTGATCTCCCTTTGCGGAACTCCTTCAATAAGCCTCTTTACAATCTGCCAGCGCTTCGCCAGTTCCTCGTACTCCTTTGGTGTCAGAAGCACTGATAATAACTCCTTGATTTCCACCTTGGTTTTTGCGGAAGCAAAAAGTTCAATTAATTCTTTTCTCCAACCGTCCTCCATATGTACTCATCGACTAGTACACGGGTTCGTACCTGTC
This window encodes:
- the trpR gene encoding trp operon repressor — translated: MEDGWRKELIELFASAKTKVEIKELLSVLLTPKEYEELAKRWQIVKRLIEGVPQREIKKELGASIATVTRGSREIQYGNGTFQKFYKRLEVRQTR